The sequence below is a genomic window from Pseudomonas cremoricolorata.
CGATGCTGGCCGGGCTGCCGCCGCCCTGGCTGGTCTGCTCGAGCGGGCGTGGCGGAATCGGCAGAATCTGCCGCACCGTGCTGCTCCAGCGGCGCTTACCACCGGCCAGGGTGGTGAAGTAGGCGCTCATGCCCGGCTTGACCTGGCCGATGTCGGCTTCCGAGACCTGCGCCCAGACGGTCATCGGCGACAGCCTGGCGATGCGCAGAATCAGCGGCGTCTGCTGCTGGGCGTTGAGGGTCTGGCCCTGGCGGGCGTCGAGCGCCACCACGGTGCCGTCCATCGGTGCGTAGATGCGTGTGTAGCCAAGCTCGGCCTCGTCGCTGCGCAGGCTGGCCTGGGCCTGGCGAATCTGCGCCTGGAACATGGCGATGCGCGCGCGGGTGGTCTTGAGTTGGGCGTCGGCGCTCTGTACGTCTTCCTCGCGGGTGGCGCCGGTGCTGGCCAGGGCGCGCTGGCGTCGATACTGCTGCTCGGCCAACTGCGCCTGGGCCTGTTGCTCGGCCAACTGCGCCTTGAGGTTGTCGATGGAAAACCGCCCGGCATCGACCCGCGCCTGCTGGGTCGAGGGGTCGATTTCGACCAGCAACTGGCCTTGCTTGACCACATCGCCCACTTCCACCAGCAGCTTGTGGATTTGCCCCGAGGCCTGCGCGCCGACGTCGACATACCGGCGTGGCTGCAAGGTGCCCAGGGCGGTGACGCTGCTTTCGATGTCGCCACGGGTGACCGCGACCGTACTGAGTGCAGGGCCTGAGAGCGGGAGCTTGGCCCAGGCGGCCAGACAACTCAGTACCAGCAGGCCGGCGCCGCCCAGCAGCAGGCGACGGGTGTTCGGTGAGCGTTTCATGCAGGCTTCCGGCCGTTGAGTGAAAGGCGCGCAGCGCCGAGGCGCAGGCAAGTTCCCCTTTGAACGAAGCAGCCTGCGGCGGATTTAGCCCGCACTGCACAGCGGCTTTGCGTGGCTGAAAAGGGGCTGCGCAGGAGGCGGTGTCAGGCCTGTCCGTGGCGCTGGCAGACACCTGGGGCGAGGCATTTGCTATCCTCCTGCGCTTCGTCGACCCATGGAACCTGTGCCATGCCTGCCACCGCTACACCCCGTGCGCGCGCTTTCAGTCGCAGCGATCACCGCACCCTGGCCCTGGCGGCGCTGGGGGGGGCGCTGGAGATCTACGATTTCATCATCTTCGTGTTCTTCGCCCTGACCCTGAGCCAGCTGTTCTTCCCGCCGGAGATGCCCGAGTGGCTGCGCCTGCTGCAAAGCTTCGGCATTTTCGTCACCGGTTACCTGGCGCGGCCGCTGGGTGGCATCCTCATGGCCCATTTCGCCGATCACCTGGGGCGCAAGCGGGTGTTCAGCCTGAGCATCCTGATGATGGCCCTGCCGTGCCTGCTGATCGGGGTGATGCCGACCTACGCCGACATCGGCTACGCTGCGCCGCTGTTGCTGCTGGGGCTGCGTATCCTGCAAGGGGCGGCGGTGGGCGGCGAGGTACCCAGCGCCTGGACCTTCGTCGCCGAGCACGCCCCGGCCGGTCGCCGCGGTTACGCCCTGGGCTTTCTGCAGGCCGGGCTGACGTTCGGCTACCTGCTCGGGGCGCTGACCGCGACGCTGCTGGCGCAGTTGTTCACCCCCGAGCAGATTCTCGACTACGCCTGGCGTTACCCGTTCCTGCTGGGCGGCGTGTTCGGTGTGGTCGGGGTGTGGCTGCGCCGCTGGCTGAGTGAAACCCCGGTGTTCCTCGCCCTGCGCGAGCGCAACGCGCAACCGGTGGCGTTTCCCCTGCGCCAGGTCTTGAGCCGTCACCGCCAGGCGCTGATCCCAGCGGCGCTGCTGACCTGTGTGCTGACCTCGGCGGTGGTGGTGCTGGTGGTCATCACCCCGACGGTGATGCAGCAGCGCTTCGCCCTCAGTGCCGGGCATACTTTCGCCCTGAGCAGTGTCGGTATCGTCTTTCTCAATATCGGCTGCGTGCTGGCGGGGCTGCTGGTCGACCGTATCGGCGCCTGGCGCGCCCTGGCCCTCTACAGCCTGCTGCTGCCGCTGGGCATCGGCGTGCTGTACGCCAGCCTGGTCGGGCAGTGGGGCACGATCTGGCCGGCCTACGCCCTGGCCGGGCTGTGCTGCGGCGTGGTTGGGGTGGTGCCGTCGGTGATGGTCGGGCTGTTCCCGGCGCAGATTCGCGTGTCGGGCATCTCCTTCACCTATAACGTGGCCTATGCCCTATGGGCCAGCACCACGCCGCTGGCACTGATCGCGCTGATGCCGTGGAGCCCGTGGGTGTGCGTGGGCTTCTGCCTGGTGATGGGCGCGGTCGGTGTGGCTACGGCCTGGTACTACGCCAACTGTGAGTCGCTCGGCTTCGTCCGCGACTGCGCCTCGGCCTGAGGCCGAGGCATAGCCTAATGAAAAGCCCCCGAACCTTGCGGTGCGGGGGCTTTTTCGTGGGGCAGGGCGGGCCTACATGTTCGGGTAGGTCGGCCCGCCGGCGCCTTCCGGGGTGACCCAGGTGATGTTCTGCGCTGGGTCCTTGATGTCGCACGTCTTGCAGTGCACGCAGTTCTGCGCGTTGATCTGGAAGCGCTTGCTGCCGTCGTCCTGGGTGACCACTTCGTACACCCCCGCCGGGCAATACCGCTGCGCCGGCTCATCGTACAGCGGCAGGTTGCTGGTGATGGGGATGTTCGGGTCGGTCAGCTTGAGGTGGCAGGGCTGCTCTTCCTCGTGGTTGGTGCCCGAGATGAACACCGAGCTGAGTTTGTCGAAGCTGAGCACACCATCGGGTTTCGGGTAGTCGATTTTCTTCGACTCGGCGGCGAGCTTGAGGCAGGCATAGTCGGGCTTGGTGTCACGCAGGGTGAACGGCAGCTTGCCGGCGAACCAGTTCTGGTCGACATAGTTGAACGCGGCACCGAACAGCGGGCCGAACTTGTGCATGGCCGGGCCGAAGTTGCGGCTGGCGTACAGCTCTTCGTACAGCCAGCTGGCCTTGAAGCCGTCGACGTAGCTGTTCAGCGCATCGCCCCCTTCGCTGCCGGCGAGCAGGGCCGCGGCCACCGCGTCGGCGGCGAGCATGCCGGACTTCATTGCCGTGTGGCTGCCCTTGATCTTGGCCACGTTCATGGTGCCCAGGTCGCAGCCGATCAGCGCGCCACCGGGGAAGACCATTTTCGGCAGCGAGTTCAGGCCGCCCTTGGCCAGGGCGCGGGCGCCATAACTGATGCGCTTGCCGCCTTCGAGGTACTGGCTGATCACCGGGTGGTGCTTGAGCCGCTGGAATTCGTCGAACGGCGACAGGTACGGGTTGGCGTAGGACAGATCGACGATCAGGCCGACCACCACCTGGTTGTTTTCCAGGTGATAGAGGAACGAACCACCGGTGTTGTCCCTGGCTACCACGTCCAGCGGCCAGCCGGCGGTGTGCACCACCAGGCCCTGTTCGTGCTTGCTCGGGTCGATTTCCCAGATTTCCTTGAGGCCGATGCCGTAGTGCTGCACGTCGGCTTCGCTGCCCAGGTCGAAGCGCTTGATCAACTGCTTGCCGATGTGTCCGCGGCAGCCTTCGGCGAACAGCGTGTACTTGGCGCGCAGTTCCATGCCGGGGGTGTACAGGCCGTCCTTGGGCTGGCCTTCACGGTCGACGCCCAGGTCACCGGTGATGATCCCGCGCACCACGCCGTCGTCATCGATCAGCGCCTGCTGGGCAGCGAAGCCTGGGTAGACCTCGACGCCGAGGTTCTCGGCCTGCTGCGCCAGCCAGCGGCACAGGTTGCCCAGCGAGATGATGTAGTTGCCTTCGTTGTGCATGGTCTTGGGCACGAACAGGTCGGGCACCTTGGCCGAGGTCTGGGCATCCTTGAGCACGTAGATGTCGTCGCGCTTGACCGCAGTGTTCAGCGGTGCACCCAGGGCTTGCCAGTCGGGGAACAGTTCATTGAGTGCGCGGGGTTCGAAGACCGCACCGGAGAGAATGTGCGCGCCGACCTCGGAGCCTTTCTCGACCACGCAGACGCTGATTTCGTTACCGGCCTCGGCGGCCTTCTGCTTCAGACGGCAGGCGGCCGACAGCCCCGCCGGGCCAGCGCCGACGATGACGACGTCGAATTCCATGTACTCGCGTTCCACTGGTTCTCTCCTACTCATCAAGGCATTTCGCGGGTGCGTCTCAGGTGGCATGCGCTCGTGCGCAGCTTCTTCTGCGTTGGCGTCGAGGACGGTAGCTTCGCGCGCGAGCAACTACACCGCGTCAGGTGGTCGGCATTATATCTACACCACCCGCACGGTCCAATACAAACGTTTGTTTGAATTCCTTCAAACCCTGTAGATTCACGGGGGTGCGGCCGGAAACTGGCCGATTTGGCGTATTGACCGAAGGGGGTGTTGCAGTCAAGATACGAACGCTTCACGCTCGCCATGGGCTGTCCGACGGGCGCAGGTGTACCTCTAAAAGCCCGGTGCCAGGCAGGGTTTTACGGCCATTTCCGGTTATGTAGCGAAGTCTACACGGCACCACAGAAAATGACCCGCGGGTTTTGTCTGGTCGCCTCAGTGATGCTGGCCGATCCGCCGTTGATTTCCTGCTTGTCGCCACGTTTTTCAGAGGTGCCCTTGTACCCACGCGCATTCGCCGGGCCGACCCCGAGCGACATTCTTTTCACCGGAGAGTAACGAGGAATCCATGAAGGTTCTTGTAGCTGTCAAACGAGTGGTCGACTACAACGTCAAGGTTCGCGTCAAGGCGGACAACTCCGGCGTCGACCTTGCAAACGTCAAGATGTCCATGAACCCCTTCTGCGAAATCGCCGTGGAAGAAGCCGTGCGCCTGAAAGAGAAGGGCGTGGCGACCGAGATCATCGCCGTTGCCGTCGGCCCGTCTGCCGCCCAGGAGCAACTGCGTACCGCCCTGGCCCTGGGCGCCGACCGCGCCATCCTGGTCGAACATGCCGGCGAGCTGAACTCCCTGGCCGTGGCCCAGGCGCTCAAGGCTATCGTCGACAAGGAGCAACCACAGCTGGTCATTCTCGGCAAGCAGGCCATCGACAGCGACAACAACCAGACCGGCCAGATGCTTGCCGCGCTCACCGGCTTCGCCCAGGGCACCTTCGCCTCCAAGGTTGAAGTGGCCGGCGACACGCTGAACGTCACCCGCGAAATCGACGGCGGCCTGCAAACCGTCGCGCTCAAGCTGCCGGCCGTGGTCACCACCGACCTGCGCCTGAACGAGCCGCGCTACGCGTCGCTGCCCAACATCATGAAGGCCAAGAAAAAGCCGCTGGAAACCCTTACGCCCGAGGCGCTGGGTGTCGCCATGACGTCCACCACCAAGACCCTCAAGGTCGAAGCGCCTGCCGCCCGTGGCGCGGGCATCAAGGTCAAGTCGGTGGCTGAACTGGTCGAGAAACTGAAGAACGAGGCGAAGGTAATCTAATGACTATCCTGGTTATCGCTGAACATGAAGCCGGTGCCGTCGCCCCGGCCACCCTTAACACCGTTGCTGCCGCTGCCAAGATCGGCGGTGACGTGCACCTGCTGGTTGCGGGTGCCAATGTCGGCGCCATTGCCGAAGCCGCGGCGAAGATCGCTGGGGTCGCCAAGGTGCTGGTCGCCGACAACGCCGCCTACGAGCACGCGCTGCCGGAAAATGTCGCGCCGTTGATCGTCGAGCTGGCCGGCAACTACAGCCATGTGCTGGCGCCGGCCTCCACCAATGGCAAGAACATCCTGCCGCGTGTCGCTGCACAGCTGGATGTCGATCAGATCTCCGAGATCATCGCCGTCGAGTCCGCCGACACCTTCAAGCGCCCGATCTACGCCGGTAACGCCATCGCCACCGTACAGTCGAGCGCTGCAGTCAAGGTCATCACCGTGCGCGCCACTGGCTTCGACGCCGTGGCCAGCGAAGGCGGTTCGGCCAGCGTTGAAAGCGTCGCTGCCGTCCACGATGCCGGCAACTCGTCCTTCGTCGGTGAAGAGCTGGCCAAGTCCGACCGTCCCGAACTGACCGCTGCCAAGATCGTCATCTCCGGTGGTCGCGGCCTGCAGAACGGCGACAACTTCAAGCACCTCTACACCCTGGCCGACAAGCTCGGCGCGGCGGTGGGCGCTTCCCGCGCCGCGGTCGACGCAGGCTTCGTGCCCAACGACATGCAGGTTGGCCAGACCGGCAAGATCGTCGCCCCGCAGCTGTACATCGCCGTGGGTATCTCCGGTGCCATCCAGCACCTGGCTGGTATGAAAGACTCCAAGGTGATCGTCGCGATCAACAAGGACGAAGAAGCGCCGATCTTCCAGGTTGCCGACTACGGCCTGGTGGCTGATCTGTTCGAAGCGATTCCCGAGCTGGAAAAGCTGGTCTGATCTTGCTGCTTCACTTATAAAGAAGCCCGACCCCCGTTCAGGGGGTCGGGTTTTTTTTCGTGGCTAGGAGCGGTGCATGGCGGTTCGGGCAAGGCATAAGGGATGCGCATTGGCACTGGCGTTGTGTGCGCCGCTGCTGGCGTCGGCGGCGGGCAAGTGCGAGCGCCTGGTGGTTACCGGTAGCCCAGATGCGCCGCCGTACTCCTGGCAGGACCCAGGCAATCCGAAGCAGTTGATCGGCGCCAGCGTCGATCTGCTACGCCAGGTGGCCGGCGAGCTGGGTATCAGCGTGCAGGTGCTGTACGCCGGCAAGCGCGAGCAGGCGCTGGATGAGGTACGCAGCGGACGTATCGACCTGCTGCTAGATACGCCAATGCAGCTCGCCCAGTTGACCGCCCTCGACTATATCCACCCGGCCCTGCAGCTCAACGAGTACGTGGTGTGGACTCGCCCCGACTCGACCCTGGCGTTCGACGGTCCGGCCGATCTTGCCGCTTACCAGGGCACCGTTTCGGCCAAGGCGCGGCTGACGCCGGCCTTTGAAGAGTTCGCCAAGCGCAGCCTCAAGCTGGTGCCCTCGCAGAACCTTACCCAGGCGTTGCAGAAGCTGGTGCTCGGTCAGGTCGACTATGTCCTGGCCGGACGCTATTCAGGCCTTGCCATGGCGCAGAGTCTGGGGCTCAGTGCCGACCTGCAAACCCGCGGGCCGGCCGTCGATCAGCCTGGGTTGTACCTGGCGTTGTCGCACAATTCGGCCTGCAACGATGCCTGGTTACGCGGACAATTGGCGAAAAAACTGACAGAATTGCCCCTTTCCGCTGCCCCCGAGGCGGTGCTGCAGCGCAATGTCGAGCGCTGGAAAGCGCAAGTGCAGCCGTTGCCGGATGCCCCAAAACCCTAGGAACCGTCGTTTGAAGATTCCCACCCTGACCCTCGCCCTTGCCGTGCTGGGCCTTGCCGGTTGCGCCAATGACCCGGCCCCCACCGAACAACTGCGCGTCTCCGAGCAGGCGCTGGAACAGGCCAAGGCCGTCGGTGCTACCGATCAGGTCGGCGAATTCAAGCTGGCCGAAGACAAGCTCGAGCGCGCCAGAAGCAACCTGCTGACCCAACAGTTTCGGGACGCACGCCTGCGCGCCGAGCAAGCCGAACTCGACGCGCGCCTGGCCGAAGCCCGGGTGCTGACGCTCAAGAGCGAGGAGCAACTGAACGTGTTGCAAACCCGCGTCGATCGCCTGCGCAAGCAACTGGCGGTGCAACCATGAGGCGCTCGAGTTCGATGGCCCTGATCGCCGTGCTCGCTGCGCTGGGTGTGCAAGGTTGCGCCAGCCAGCGCAGTGAAAGTGCTCTGAATGATGCCGCGGCAGCGTATCAGGCGGTCAAGGACGATGCCGACGTACTGCGCAGTGCGCCGCGTGACGTGATTCGCGCCGGTGAATCGCTGGGCCGTGCCGAACGGTTGTCCGGCTACTTCGGCAGCGGGGCGGACGTGCGCCATTACGCGTATCTCAGCCAGCGCTACAGCGAGATCGCCCGCGAGCACAGTCGCCTGGCGGCCAACCAGGAGCGCCTGGCCAAACTCGATCTGGAGCGTCAGCGCCTGCAACTGGCGCTGCGTGAAGCCAAGCTCGACAGCGTTCAGCAGCAAGGCAAGTGGCTGGAAACGCAGATCGCCGCGCTGGCGTCCGAGCAGGGTGAGCGGGGTCTGGTGATGACCTTGAGCGATGTGCTGTTCGACACCGGTCGCGCCGAGCTGAAGAACTCGGCGAGCCGCACCGTGCTCAAGCTGGTGCAATTTCTTCAGCTCAATCCGCGGCGGGTGGTGCGCATCGAGGGCTACACCGACAGCACCGGCACCGCTGAAGACAACCTGACCTTGTCGCGCGAGCGCGCCCAGGCGGTCGGCGACATGCTGGTCGATCTGGGGGTGGATGAAAACCGCATCGAGGTCGAGGGCTATGGTGACCAGTACCCGGTCGAGGCCAATGCCTCGGAACGTGGCCGGGCGCAGAACCGCCGGGTAGAGATCGTCTTCTCCGATGCCAAGGGGCGCCTGGCGTCGGCGCGCTGAAGCGAGGTCAGGCCGGTCGATCCGCCACGGCCCGCGTCAGCTCATTTAGGCTGGCGCGGGCCGAGTCGTTTCAGTGACGCTGTTCGAGCACCAGCTTGTCTTCCAGGCGATCGAGGTGCTGCTGCATCAGACCCAGCGCCGTGTCGGCATCGCCGTGCTCTACCGCATCGATGATCGCCGCGTGCTCCTGCCACGCGCAGTGCTCGCAGCACGGCGCTTCATAGCGGGCGATGATCAGCGAGGTCATCGGCACCAGGCCGTTGAGAAAGCGCGCCAGCGGCGCATTGTTGGCCATCTGCGCCAGCTTCAGGTGAAATTCGCCACCCAGCCGAATGGCGGCGCAGCGCTCGCCGCGCTCATGGTGCAGGCGCTCGCGTTCCACCAACTGACGCAACTGGCGGATTTGCGCCGGGCGCGCGCGTTGGGTCGCCAGGCCGATCAGGGTGGTTTCCGCCAGGCGCCGGGCGCTGAGCACCTGGCGCGCCTGCTGTGGATCGGGAGCGGCCAGGTGCGCGGTGTGGCTGGGTCGCTGCACCACCACCTGCTGATCCGAGAGCCGCCCCAGCACCCGACGGATCACCGTACGACTGACGCCGAAGGCATTGCCCAGGGCCTGTTCGGGCAGCAGGCTGCCGGGGGGCAGGCGCTGTTCGAGAATGGCGTCGAACAGACGCGGGTAGATTTGCTCGGCAGACAGGCGGGTTTCGCTGCCAAACAGCAGTTTCGGCAGGCGGGGGGCGGCGTGGGCACAGGCGGTCATGGTCGCTCTCCTGAAGTGGGGGGCTGATCGTCGTCCGGAATGTTCATCTCGATGCCCATGCGCTGCCCCTCCTGAAGGATGTGGCGGCGCATCTGGGCGCTGGCC
It includes:
- a CDS encoding OmpA family protein produces the protein MRRSSSMALIAVLAALGVQGCASQRSESALNDAAAAYQAVKDDADVLRSAPRDVIRAGESLGRAERLSGYFGSGADVRHYAYLSQRYSEIAREHSRLAANQERLAKLDLERQRLQLALREAKLDSVQQQGKWLETQIAALASEQGERGLVMTLSDVLFDTGRAELKNSASRTVLKLVQFLQLNPRRVVRIEGYTDSTGTAEDNLTLSRERAQAVGDMLVDLGVDENRIEVEGYGDQYPVEANASERGRAQNRRVEIVFSDAKGRLASAR
- a CDS encoding efflux RND transporter periplasmic adaptor subunit, which produces MKRSPNTRRLLLGGAGLLVLSCLAAWAKLPLSGPALSTVAVTRGDIESSVTALGTLQPRRYVDVGAQASGQIHKLLVEVGDVVKQGQLLVEIDPSTQQARVDAGRFSIDNLKAQLAEQQAQAQLAEQQYRRQRALASTGATREEDVQSADAQLKTTRARIAMFQAQIRQAQASLRSDEAELGYTRIYAPMDGTVVALDARQGQTLNAQQQTPLILRIARLSPMTVWAQVSEADIGQVKPGMSAYFTTLAGGKRRWSSTVRQILPIPPRPLEQTSQGGGSPASIGNGAGASQVVQYTVLLDVDNPDGALMAEMTTQVFFVAGQAQQVLTAPLAALEDGPEPDLRLAQVLNDQGKVEQRQVRTGLSDRLRTQVLDGLREGERVLIGNASGG
- a CDS encoding GntR family transcriptional regulator translates to MTACAHAAPRLPKLLFGSETRLSAEQIYPRLFDAILEQRLPPGSLLPEQALGNAFGVSRTVIRRVLGRLSDQQVVVQRPSHTAHLAAPDPQQARQVLSARRLAETTLIGLATQRARPAQIRQLRQLVERERLHHERGERCAAIRLGGEFHLKLAQMANNAPLARFLNGLVPMTSLIIARYEAPCCEHCAWQEHAAIIDAVEHGDADTALGLMQQHLDRLEDKLVLEQRH
- a CDS encoding substrate-binding periplasmic protein translates to MAVRARHKGCALALALCAPLLASAAGKCERLVVTGSPDAPPYSWQDPGNPKQLIGASVDLLRQVAGELGISVQVLYAGKREQALDEVRSGRIDLLLDTPMQLAQLTALDYIHPALQLNEYVVWTRPDSTLAFDGPADLAAYQGTVSAKARLTPAFEEFAKRSLKLVPSQNLTQALQKLVLGQVDYVLAGRYSGLAMAQSLGLSADLQTRGPAVDQPGLYLALSHNSACNDAWLRGQLAKKLTELPLSAAPEAVLQRNVERWKAQVQPLPDAPKP
- a CDS encoding DUF4398 domain-containing protein, which encodes MKIPTLTLALAVLGLAGCANDPAPTEQLRVSEQALEQAKAVGATDQVGEFKLAEDKLERARSNLLTQQFRDARLRAEQAELDARLAEARVLTLKSEEQLNVLQTRVDRLRKQLAVQP
- a CDS encoding MFS transporter, which translates into the protein MPATATPRARAFSRSDHRTLALAALGGALEIYDFIIFVFFALTLSQLFFPPEMPEWLRLLQSFGIFVTGYLARPLGGILMAHFADHLGRKRVFSLSILMMALPCLLIGVMPTYADIGYAAPLLLLGLRILQGAAVGGEVPSAWTFVAEHAPAGRRGYALGFLQAGLTFGYLLGALTATLLAQLFTPEQILDYAWRYPFLLGGVFGVVGVWLRRWLSETPVFLALRERNAQPVAFPLRQVLSRHRQALIPAALLTCVLTSAVVVLVVITPTVMQQRFALSAGHTFALSSVGIVFLNIGCVLAGLLVDRIGAWRALALYSLLLPLGIGVLYASLVGQWGTIWPAYALAGLCCGVVGVVPSVMVGLFPAQIRVSGISFTYNVAYALWASTTPLALIALMPWSPWVCVGFCLVMGAVGVATAWYYANCESLGFVRDCASA
- a CDS encoding electron transfer flavoprotein subunit beta/FixA family protein, giving the protein MKVLVAVKRVVDYNVKVRVKADNSGVDLANVKMSMNPFCEIAVEEAVRLKEKGVATEIIAVAVGPSAAQEQLRTALALGADRAILVEHAGELNSLAVAQALKAIVDKEQPQLVILGKQAIDSDNNQTGQMLAALTGFAQGTFASKVEVAGDTLNVTREIDGGLQTVALKLPAVVTTDLRLNEPRYASLPNIMKAKKKPLETLTPEALGVAMTSTTKTLKVEAPAARGAGIKVKSVAELVEKLKNEAKVI
- a CDS encoding electron transfer flavoprotein subunit alpha/FixB family protein codes for the protein MTILVIAEHEAGAVAPATLNTVAAAAKIGGDVHLLVAGANVGAIAEAAAKIAGVAKVLVADNAAYEHALPENVAPLIVELAGNYSHVLAPASTNGKNILPRVAAQLDVDQISEIIAVESADTFKRPIYAGNAIATVQSSAAVKVITVRATGFDAVASEGGSASVESVAAVHDAGNSSFVGEELAKSDRPELTAAKIVISGGRGLQNGDNFKHLYTLADKLGAAVGASRAAVDAGFVPNDMQVGQTGKIVAPQLYIAVGISGAIQHLAGMKDSKVIVAINKDEEAPIFQVADYGLVADLFEAIPELEKLV
- a CDS encoding electron transfer flavoprotein-ubiquinone oxidoreductase; translation: MEREYMEFDVVIVGAGPAGLSAACRLKQKAAEAGNEISVCVVEKGSEVGAHILSGAVFEPRALNELFPDWQALGAPLNTAVKRDDIYVLKDAQTSAKVPDLFVPKTMHNEGNYIISLGNLCRWLAQQAENLGVEVYPGFAAQQALIDDDGVVRGIITGDLGVDREGQPKDGLYTPGMELRAKYTLFAEGCRGHIGKQLIKRFDLGSEADVQHYGIGLKEIWEIDPSKHEQGLVVHTAGWPLDVVARDNTGGSFLYHLENNQVVVGLIVDLSYANPYLSPFDEFQRLKHHPVISQYLEGGKRISYGARALAKGGLNSLPKMVFPGGALIGCDLGTMNVAKIKGSHTAMKSGMLAADAVAAALLAGSEGGDALNSYVDGFKASWLYEELYASRNFGPAMHKFGPLFGAAFNYVDQNWFAGKLPFTLRDTKPDYACLKLAAESKKIDYPKPDGVLSFDKLSSVFISGTNHEEEQPCHLKLTDPNIPITSNLPLYDEPAQRYCPAGVYEVVTQDDGSKRFQINAQNCVHCKTCDIKDPAQNITWVTPEGAGGPTYPNM